One Microbacterium trichothecenolyticum DNA window includes the following coding sequences:
- a CDS encoding DUF7218 family protein, giving the protein MPQGRGSNSLKDPELYEELRKQGDSKQKAARISNAAAAQGRSKVGEKGGHAENYEDRTVDELKTRAKELGITGYSGKKKAELIDLLRHH; this is encoded by the coding sequence ATGCCCCAGGGACGCGGATCGAACAGTCTGAAGGACCCCGAGCTCTACGAGGAACTGCGCAAGCAGGGAGACTCGAAGCAGAAGGCGGCGCGCATCTCGAACGCCGCCGCGGCTCAGGGTCGCAGCAAGGTCGGCGAGAAGGGCGGTCACGCCGAGAACTACGAGGACCGCACGGTCGACGAGCTGAAGACGCGCGCGAAAGAACTCGGCATCACCGGCTACTCCGGCAAGAAGAAGGCGGAGCTGATCGACCTGCTTCGCCATCACTGA